In one window of Festucalex cinctus isolate MCC-2025b chromosome 14, RoL_Fcin_1.0, whole genome shotgun sequence DNA:
- the LOC144000900 gene encoding uncharacterized protein LOC144000900, with product MPGGKRADEIEEIKSSLKKLSGMVAELLEMKKSIEPLLQEIQQLKKETQEKDRHIVALEQKVDDLEQNLRINDVIVTGIKIKPRRGPLRAAASTSTEDSDQHSGNETVEQQVTLQLRDLGLTVDPAHIQMCFSLPTGGTRPPAVLIRFADRKKKIALLRDRHKLRGKHVYINENLTKRNADIAKKARLMRKNGLIESTWTKDCRIFIQTKDNSGQLKTRIVKGAEELAALERQQ from the coding sequence atgcctggtggaaaaagagctgacgagattgaggagataaaatcttctcttaaaaaactcagtggaatggttgccgaattacttgaaatgaagaagagcattgagccacttcttcaggaaatacagcaattgaagaaagagacacaggaaaaagatcgacacattgttgccttggaacaaaaagtggatgatttggaacaaaatcttcgtatcaacgatgtgatagtcaccggtatcaagatcaagccgcgccgtggccctttgagagctgcggctagcacgagcacggaagattctgaccaacattcagggaacgagactgtggaacagcaagtgacacttcaactcagagatttgggattaactgttgatcctgcgcacattcagatgtgcttttcgcttccaactggagggacacgaccaccggcagttctgatcaggtttgctgacagaaagaaaaagattgctctactgagagaccgtcacaagcttcgtgggaaacatgtctacatcaacgaaaacctcaccaaacgaaatgctgacatcgccaaaaaggctcgactaatgagaaagaatggacttatcgaaagcacgtggacaaaagactgccgaatttttattcaaactaaagataactctggtcaactaaaaacacgaatcgtgaaaggagctgaggaattggcagcgcttgagagacaacagtaa